A section of the Bos indicus isolate NIAB-ARS_2022 breed Sahiwal x Tharparkar chromosome 26, NIAB-ARS_B.indTharparkar_mat_pri_1.0, whole genome shotgun sequence genome encodes:
- the ADAM8 gene encoding disintegrin and metalloproteinase domain-containing protein 8 isoform X3 — protein sequence MRGLGLLLFAALGLQEVAPRAALPHVEQYEVVRPRRLPAPRARRALPSHLGLYPESVSYVLGARGHTFTLHLRKNRDLVGSGYVETYTAANGSQVTEQLQRQDHCFYQGHVEGHPHSAASLSTCAGLRGFFQAGPAVRLIEPLAEAGEEGPHALYLAQHLQQEAGTCGVNDSSLESILGPRVSAAFRPRWSEPRETRYVELFVVTDSKEFQRFGSREAVRQRVLEVVNHVDKLYQELNFRVVLVGLEMWNGGDKIQISSQPDATLDNFLAWRTRELVGRQAHDNVQLITGVDFTGTTVGLAKVSTMCSSSSGAVNQDHNQNPIGVASTMAHEMGHNLGMDHDENVAGCYCPVPREGGGCVMAASIGSQYPRKFSQCSQADLQTFVEKPRTACLLDAPDLDRLVGGPVCGNGFLERGEQCDCGRPEDCQNRCCNASTCLLAEGAECAHGTCCHECRVKPAGELCRPAKDQCDLGEHCDGQQPTCPEDAFRENGTPCPGGYCYNGACPTLARRCQDLWGPGSRVAVETCFLYSISKGCGAGVPLPFGRVNKCGTLFCEGGQKAPEREYCTLTISSGVCRVIVQDGSTAYELVPKGTKCGEQQVCWDGFCQGLHVYRSRNCSAQCNSHGECNHKGQCHCRPGWAPPHCAEPLADARAAPGSLRTHVLVGVGALVVLALILAGVLIYRKARSPVRRRNVAPKTAMGLSNPLFHEGLSKPAKGGAQAPPGGSPELALYSQPHKPTASSVTPKRPPPAPPGSLQPPAAKASPPSPLPVYPPQAPGQQLRPAPPAKPLPVLKPKQVIKPTCAPPMPPIKPGARGAQPGPTQGAADPKVALKPPVQRR from the exons aggtTGCCCCCAGGGCCGCCCTGCCCCATGTGGAGCAGTACGAGGTGGTGAGGCCCCGGCGCCTGCCTGCACCCCGCGCTCGGCGGGCTCTGCCCTCCCACCTG GGCCTGTACCCAGAGAGTGTGAGCTATGTCCTAGGGGCCCGAGGGCACACCTTCACCCTGCACCTTCGGAAGAACAG GGACCTGGTGGGCTCGGGCTACGTGGAGACCTACACAGCAGCCAATGGCTCCCAGGTGACAGAGCAGCTGCAGAGACAG GACCACTGCTTCTACCAGGGCCACGTGGAGGGGCACCCGCACTCGGCCGCCAGCCTAAGCACCTGTGCCGGCCTCAG GGGCTTCTTCCAGGCGGGCCCTGCTGTCCGCCTGATCGAGCCCCTGGCAGAGGCCGGGGAGGAAGGGCCGCACGCCCTGTACCTGGCGCAGCACCTGCAGCAGGAGGCTGGCACCTGCGGCGTCAATGACAGCAGCCTGGAGAGCATCCTGGGTCCGCGGGTGTCTGCAGCCTTCAGACCCCGG TGGTCAGAACCCAGAGAGACCCGCTACGTGGAGCTATTCGTGGTCACGGACAGCAAGGAG TTCCAGCGGTTTGGGAGCAGAGAGGCCGTACGTCAGCGGGTGCTGGAGGTGGTCAACCACGTGGACAAG CTCTATCAGGAGCTCAATTTCCGCGTGGTGCTCGTGGGCCTGGAGATGTGGAATGGTGGGGACAAGATTCAGATCAGCTCCCAGCCCGACGCCACACTGGACAACTTCCTGGCCTGGCGGACTCGAGAGCTGGTGGGCCGGCAGGCGCACGACAACGTGCAGCTCATCAC CGGGGTCGACTTCACCGGGACCACCGTGGGACTGGCCAAGGTGTCCACCATGTGCTCCTCGAGCTCCGGGGCTGTGAACCAG GACCACAACCAGAACCCCATCGGTGTGGCGAGCACCATGGCCCACGAGATGGGCCACAACCTGGGCATGGACCACGACGAGAACGTCGCCGGCTGTTACTGCCCCGTGCCGCGGGAGGGCGGCGGCTGCGTGATGGCGGCCAGCATCGG CTCCCAGTACCCCAGGAAGTTCAGTCAGTGCAGCCAGGCCGACCTGCAGACGTTCGTGGAGAAGCCCCGCACGGCCTGCCTGTTGGACGCCCCGGACCTTGACCGGCTGGTGGGCGGCCCCGTGTGCGGAAATGGGTTCCTGGAGCGCGGGGAGCAGTGTGACTGTGGCCGTCCCGAG GACTGTCAGAACCGCTGCTGCAATGCCAGCACCTGCCTGCTGGCTGAGGGGGCCGAGTGCGCCCACGGCACCTGCTGCCACGAGTGCAGG GTGAAGCCGGCCGGAGAGCTGTGCCGCCCCGCGAAGGACCAGTGTGACCTTGGCGAGCACTGTGACGGCCAGCAGCCCACGTGCCCTGAGGACGCCTTCCGGGAGAACGGCACGCCCTGCCCAGGGGGCTACTGCTACAACGGGGCCTGCCCGACGCTGGCCCGGCGCTGCCAGGACTTGTGGGGGCCAG GCTCTCGGGTGGCGGTGGAAACTTGCTTCCTCTACAGCATCTCCAAAGGCTGCGGGGCTGGGGTCCCCCTGCCATTCGGCAG GGTCAACAAGTGTGGCACTCTCTTCTGTGAGGGGGGGCAGAAGGCCCCGGAACGTGAATACTGCACGCTCACCATCTCCTCAGGCGTTTGCCGGGTTATCGTCCAGGACGGCAGCACGGCGTATGAGCTGGTGCCCAAGGGCACCAAGTGCGGGGAGCAGCAG GTTTGCTGGGACGGCTTCTGCCAGGGCCTCCACGTGTACAGATCCAGGAACTGCTCCGCCCAGTGCAACAGCCACGGG GAGTGCAACCACAAGGGTCAGTGCCACTGCCGCCCGGGCTGGGCCCCGCCCCACTGCGCAGAGCCGCTGGCCGACGCGCGCGCAG CCCCTGGGAGCCTCCGAACGCATGTGCTGGTGGGCGTGGGTGCCCTGGTGGTACTGGCGCTGATCCTGGCGGGCGTGCTCATCTACCGCAAGGCCCGGAGCCCAGTCCGAAGGAG GAATGTGGCACCCAAGACGGCCATGGGGCTCTCCAACCCTTTGTTCCACGAAGGGCTCAGCAAGCCTGCAAAAGGCGGGGCTCAGGCTCCCCCCGGGGGCTCCCCAGAGCTGGCCCTTTACTCCCAGCCCCACAAGCCCACAGCTTCCTCGGTGACCCCTAAGCGCCCACCCCCTGCT CCTCCAGGCTCCCTTCAGCCTCCAGCCGCCAAGGCCAGCCCGCCGTCCCCGCTTCCTGTGTACCCACCGCAGGCCCCGGGCCAG CAGCTCAGACCCGCTCCTCCTGCCAAACCCCTTCCGGTGCTGAAGCCAAAGCAG GTCATCAAGCCGACCTGTGCTCCCCCGATGCCACCCATCAAGCCTGGAGCGAGAGGGGCCCAGCCTGGACCCACTCAG ggagcTGCTGACCCGAAGGTTGCTCTGAAACCCCCTGTCCAGAGGAGGTGA
- the ADAM8 gene encoding disintegrin and metalloproteinase domain-containing protein 8 isoform X9, with translation MRGLGLLLFAALGLQEVAPRAALPHVEQYEVVRPRRLPAPRARRALPSHLGLYPESVSYVLGARGHTFTLHLRKNRDLVGSGYVETYTAANGSQVTEQLQRQDHCFYQGHVEGHPHSAASLSTCAGLRGFFQAGPAVRLIEPLAEAGEEGPHALYLAQHLQQEAGTCGVNDSSLESILGPRVSAAFRPRWSEPRETRYVELFVVTDSKEFQRFGSREAVRQRVLEVVNHVDKLYQELNFRVVLVGLEMWNGGDKIQISSQPDATLDNFLAWRTRELVGRQAHDNVQLITGVDFTGTTVGLAKVSTMCSSSSGAVNQDHNQNPIGVASTMAHEMGHNLGMDHDENVAGCYCPVPREGGGCVMAASIGSQYPRKFSQCSQADLQTFVEKPRTACLLDAPDLDRLVGGPVCGNGFLERGEQCDCGRPEDCQNRCCNASTCLLAEGAECAHGTCCHECRVKPAGELCRPAKDQCDLGEHCDGQQPTCPEDAFRENGTPCPGGYCYNGACPTLARRCQDLWGPGSRVAVETCFLYSISKGCGAGVPLPFGRVNKCGTLFCEGGQKAPEREYCTLTISSGVCRVIVQDGSTAYELVPKGTKCGEQQVCWDGFCQGLHVYRSRNCSAQCNSHGECNHKGQCHCRPGWAPPHCAEPLADARAASRLPSASSRQGQPAVPASCVPTAGPGPAQTRSSCQTPSGAEAKAGHQADLCSPDATHQAWSERGPAWTHSGSC, from the exons aggtTGCCCCCAGGGCCGCCCTGCCCCATGTGGAGCAGTACGAGGTGGTGAGGCCCCGGCGCCTGCCTGCACCCCGCGCTCGGCGGGCTCTGCCCTCCCACCTG GGCCTGTACCCAGAGAGTGTGAGCTATGTCCTAGGGGCCCGAGGGCACACCTTCACCCTGCACCTTCGGAAGAACAG GGACCTGGTGGGCTCGGGCTACGTGGAGACCTACACAGCAGCCAATGGCTCCCAGGTGACAGAGCAGCTGCAGAGACAG GACCACTGCTTCTACCAGGGCCACGTGGAGGGGCACCCGCACTCGGCCGCCAGCCTAAGCACCTGTGCCGGCCTCAG GGGCTTCTTCCAGGCGGGCCCTGCTGTCCGCCTGATCGAGCCCCTGGCAGAGGCCGGGGAGGAAGGGCCGCACGCCCTGTACCTGGCGCAGCACCTGCAGCAGGAGGCTGGCACCTGCGGCGTCAATGACAGCAGCCTGGAGAGCATCCTGGGTCCGCGGGTGTCTGCAGCCTTCAGACCCCGG TGGTCAGAACCCAGAGAGACCCGCTACGTGGAGCTATTCGTGGTCACGGACAGCAAGGAG TTCCAGCGGTTTGGGAGCAGAGAGGCCGTACGTCAGCGGGTGCTGGAGGTGGTCAACCACGTGGACAAG CTCTATCAGGAGCTCAATTTCCGCGTGGTGCTCGTGGGCCTGGAGATGTGGAATGGTGGGGACAAGATTCAGATCAGCTCCCAGCCCGACGCCACACTGGACAACTTCCTGGCCTGGCGGACTCGAGAGCTGGTGGGCCGGCAGGCGCACGACAACGTGCAGCTCATCAC CGGGGTCGACTTCACCGGGACCACCGTGGGACTGGCCAAGGTGTCCACCATGTGCTCCTCGAGCTCCGGGGCTGTGAACCAG GACCACAACCAGAACCCCATCGGTGTGGCGAGCACCATGGCCCACGAGATGGGCCACAACCTGGGCATGGACCACGACGAGAACGTCGCCGGCTGTTACTGCCCCGTGCCGCGGGAGGGCGGCGGCTGCGTGATGGCGGCCAGCATCGG CTCCCAGTACCCCAGGAAGTTCAGTCAGTGCAGCCAGGCCGACCTGCAGACGTTCGTGGAGAAGCCCCGCACGGCCTGCCTGTTGGACGCCCCGGACCTTGACCGGCTGGTGGGCGGCCCCGTGTGCGGAAATGGGTTCCTGGAGCGCGGGGAGCAGTGTGACTGTGGCCGTCCCGAG GACTGTCAGAACCGCTGCTGCAATGCCAGCACCTGCCTGCTGGCTGAGGGGGCCGAGTGCGCCCACGGCACCTGCTGCCACGAGTGCAGG GTGAAGCCGGCCGGAGAGCTGTGCCGCCCCGCGAAGGACCAGTGTGACCTTGGCGAGCACTGTGACGGCCAGCAGCCCACGTGCCCTGAGGACGCCTTCCGGGAGAACGGCACGCCCTGCCCAGGGGGCTACTGCTACAACGGGGCCTGCCCGACGCTGGCCCGGCGCTGCCAGGACTTGTGGGGGCCAG GCTCTCGGGTGGCGGTGGAAACTTGCTTCCTCTACAGCATCTCCAAAGGCTGCGGGGCTGGGGTCCCCCTGCCATTCGGCAG GGTCAACAAGTGTGGCACTCTCTTCTGTGAGGGGGGGCAGAAGGCCCCGGAACGTGAATACTGCACGCTCACCATCTCCTCAGGCGTTTGCCGGGTTATCGTCCAGGACGGCAGCACGGCGTATGAGCTGGTGCCCAAGGGCACCAAGTGCGGGGAGCAGCAG GTTTGCTGGGACGGCTTCTGCCAGGGCCTCCACGTGTACAGATCCAGGAACTGCTCCGCCCAGTGCAACAGCCACGGG GAGTGCAACCACAAGGGTCAGTGCCACTGCCGCCCGGGCTGGGCCCCGCCCCACTGCGCAGAGCCGCTGGCCGACGCGCGCGCAG CCTCCAGGCTCCCTTCAGCCTCCAGCCGCCAAGGCCAGCCCGCCGTCCCCGCTTCCTGTGTACCCACCGCAGGCCCCGGGCCAG CTCAGACCCGCTCCTCCTGCCAAACCCCTTCCGGTGCTGAAGCCAAAGCAG GTCATCAAGCCGACCTGTGCTCCCCCGATGCCACCCATCAAGCCTGGAGCGAGAGGGGCCCAGCCTGGACCCACTCAG ggagcTGCTGA
- the ADAM8 gene encoding disintegrin and metalloproteinase domain-containing protein 8 isoform X12, with the protein MRGLGLLLFAALGLQEVAPRAALPHVEQYEVVRPRRLPAPRARRALPSHLGLYPESVSYVLGARGHTFTLHLRKNRDLVGSGYVETYTAANGSQVTEQLQRQDHCFYQGHVEGHPHSAASLSTCAGLRGFFQAGPAVRLIEPLAEAGEEGPHALYLAQHLQQEAGTCGVNDSSLESILGPRVSAAFRPRWSEPRETRYVELFVVTDSKEFQRFGSREAVRQRVLEVVNHVDKLYQELNFRVVLVGLEMWNGGDKIQISSQPDATLDNFLAWRTRELVGRQAHDNVQLITGVDFTGTTVGLAKVSTMCSSSSGAVNQDHNQNPIGVASTMAHEMGHNLGMDHDENVAGCYCPVPREGGGCVMAASIGSQYPRKFSQCSQADLQTFVEKPRTACLLDAPDLDRLVGGPVCGNGFLERGEQCDCGRPEDCQNRCCNASTCLLAEGAECAHGTCCHECRVKPAGELCRPAKDQCDLGEHCDGQQPTCPEDAFRENGTPCPGGYCYNGACPTLARRCQDLWGPGSRVAVETCFLYSISKGCGAGVPLPFGRVNKCGTLFCEGGQKAPEREYCTLTISSGVCRVIVQDGSTAYELVPKGTKCGEQQVCWDGFCQGLHVYRSRNCSAQCNSHGECNHKGQCHCRPGWAPPHCAEPLADARAASRLPSASSRQGQPAVPASCVPTAGPGPGHQADLCSPDATHQAWSERGPAWTHSGSC; encoded by the exons aggtTGCCCCCAGGGCCGCCCTGCCCCATGTGGAGCAGTACGAGGTGGTGAGGCCCCGGCGCCTGCCTGCACCCCGCGCTCGGCGGGCTCTGCCCTCCCACCTG GGCCTGTACCCAGAGAGTGTGAGCTATGTCCTAGGGGCCCGAGGGCACACCTTCACCCTGCACCTTCGGAAGAACAG GGACCTGGTGGGCTCGGGCTACGTGGAGACCTACACAGCAGCCAATGGCTCCCAGGTGACAGAGCAGCTGCAGAGACAG GACCACTGCTTCTACCAGGGCCACGTGGAGGGGCACCCGCACTCGGCCGCCAGCCTAAGCACCTGTGCCGGCCTCAG GGGCTTCTTCCAGGCGGGCCCTGCTGTCCGCCTGATCGAGCCCCTGGCAGAGGCCGGGGAGGAAGGGCCGCACGCCCTGTACCTGGCGCAGCACCTGCAGCAGGAGGCTGGCACCTGCGGCGTCAATGACAGCAGCCTGGAGAGCATCCTGGGTCCGCGGGTGTCTGCAGCCTTCAGACCCCGG TGGTCAGAACCCAGAGAGACCCGCTACGTGGAGCTATTCGTGGTCACGGACAGCAAGGAG TTCCAGCGGTTTGGGAGCAGAGAGGCCGTACGTCAGCGGGTGCTGGAGGTGGTCAACCACGTGGACAAG CTCTATCAGGAGCTCAATTTCCGCGTGGTGCTCGTGGGCCTGGAGATGTGGAATGGTGGGGACAAGATTCAGATCAGCTCCCAGCCCGACGCCACACTGGACAACTTCCTGGCCTGGCGGACTCGAGAGCTGGTGGGCCGGCAGGCGCACGACAACGTGCAGCTCATCAC CGGGGTCGACTTCACCGGGACCACCGTGGGACTGGCCAAGGTGTCCACCATGTGCTCCTCGAGCTCCGGGGCTGTGAACCAG GACCACAACCAGAACCCCATCGGTGTGGCGAGCACCATGGCCCACGAGATGGGCCACAACCTGGGCATGGACCACGACGAGAACGTCGCCGGCTGTTACTGCCCCGTGCCGCGGGAGGGCGGCGGCTGCGTGATGGCGGCCAGCATCGG CTCCCAGTACCCCAGGAAGTTCAGTCAGTGCAGCCAGGCCGACCTGCAGACGTTCGTGGAGAAGCCCCGCACGGCCTGCCTGTTGGACGCCCCGGACCTTGACCGGCTGGTGGGCGGCCCCGTGTGCGGAAATGGGTTCCTGGAGCGCGGGGAGCAGTGTGACTGTGGCCGTCCCGAG GACTGTCAGAACCGCTGCTGCAATGCCAGCACCTGCCTGCTGGCTGAGGGGGCCGAGTGCGCCCACGGCACCTGCTGCCACGAGTGCAGG GTGAAGCCGGCCGGAGAGCTGTGCCGCCCCGCGAAGGACCAGTGTGACCTTGGCGAGCACTGTGACGGCCAGCAGCCCACGTGCCCTGAGGACGCCTTCCGGGAGAACGGCACGCCCTGCCCAGGGGGCTACTGCTACAACGGGGCCTGCCCGACGCTGGCCCGGCGCTGCCAGGACTTGTGGGGGCCAG GCTCTCGGGTGGCGGTGGAAACTTGCTTCCTCTACAGCATCTCCAAAGGCTGCGGGGCTGGGGTCCCCCTGCCATTCGGCAG GGTCAACAAGTGTGGCACTCTCTTCTGTGAGGGGGGGCAGAAGGCCCCGGAACGTGAATACTGCACGCTCACCATCTCCTCAGGCGTTTGCCGGGTTATCGTCCAGGACGGCAGCACGGCGTATGAGCTGGTGCCCAAGGGCACCAAGTGCGGGGAGCAGCAG GTTTGCTGGGACGGCTTCTGCCAGGGCCTCCACGTGTACAGATCCAGGAACTGCTCCGCCCAGTGCAACAGCCACGGG GAGTGCAACCACAAGGGTCAGTGCCACTGCCGCCCGGGCTGGGCCCCGCCCCACTGCGCAGAGCCGCTGGCCGACGCGCGCGCAG CCTCCAGGCTCCCTTCAGCCTCCAGCCGCCAAGGCCAGCCCGCCGTCCCCGCTTCCTGTGTACCCACCGCAGGCCCCGGGCCAG GTCATCAAGCCGACCTGTGCTCCCCCGATGCCACCCATCAAGCCTGGAGCGAGAGGGGCCCAGCCTGGACCCACTCAG ggagcTGCTGA
- the ADAM8 gene encoding disintegrin and metalloproteinase domain-containing protein 8 isoform X7, with the protein MRGLGLLLFAALGLQEVAPRAALPHVEQYEVVRPRRLPAPRARRALPSHLGLYPESVSYVLGARGHTFTLHLRKNRDLVGSGYVETYTAANGSQVTEQLQRQDHCFYQGHVEGHPHSAASLSTCAGLRGFFQAGPAVRLIEPLAEAGEEGPHALYLAQHLQQEAGTCGVNDSSLESILGPRVSAAFRPRWSEPRETRYVELFVVTDSKEFQRFGSREAVRQRVLEVVNHVDKLYQELNFRVVLVGLEMWNGGDKIQISSQPDATLDNFLAWRTRELVGRQAHDNVQLITGVDFTGTTVGLAKVSTMCSSSSGAVNQDHNQNPIGVASTMAHEMGHNLGMDHDENVAGCYCPVPREGGGCVMAASIGSQYPRKFSQCSQADLQTFVEKPRTACLLDAPDLDRLVGGPVCGNGFLERGEQCDCGRPEDCQNRCCNASTCLLAEGAECAHGTCCHECRVKPAGELCRPAKDQCDLGEHCDGQQPTCPEDAFRENGTPCPGGYCYNGACPTLARRCQDLWGPGSRVAVETCFLYSISKGCGAGVPLPFGRVNKCGTLFCEGGQKAPEREYCTLTISSGVCRVIVQDGSTAYELVPKGTKCGEQQVCWDGFCQGLHVYRSRNCSAQCNSHGECNHKGQCHCRPGWAPPHCAEPLADARAAPGSLRTHVLVGVGALVVLALILAGVLIYRKARSPVRRSLQAPFSLQPPRPARRPRFLCTHRRPRARSSSRPVLPRCHPSSLEREGPSLDPLRELLTRRLL; encoded by the exons aggtTGCCCCCAGGGCCGCCCTGCCCCATGTGGAGCAGTACGAGGTGGTGAGGCCCCGGCGCCTGCCTGCACCCCGCGCTCGGCGGGCTCTGCCCTCCCACCTG GGCCTGTACCCAGAGAGTGTGAGCTATGTCCTAGGGGCCCGAGGGCACACCTTCACCCTGCACCTTCGGAAGAACAG GGACCTGGTGGGCTCGGGCTACGTGGAGACCTACACAGCAGCCAATGGCTCCCAGGTGACAGAGCAGCTGCAGAGACAG GACCACTGCTTCTACCAGGGCCACGTGGAGGGGCACCCGCACTCGGCCGCCAGCCTAAGCACCTGTGCCGGCCTCAG GGGCTTCTTCCAGGCGGGCCCTGCTGTCCGCCTGATCGAGCCCCTGGCAGAGGCCGGGGAGGAAGGGCCGCACGCCCTGTACCTGGCGCAGCACCTGCAGCAGGAGGCTGGCACCTGCGGCGTCAATGACAGCAGCCTGGAGAGCATCCTGGGTCCGCGGGTGTCTGCAGCCTTCAGACCCCGG TGGTCAGAACCCAGAGAGACCCGCTACGTGGAGCTATTCGTGGTCACGGACAGCAAGGAG TTCCAGCGGTTTGGGAGCAGAGAGGCCGTACGTCAGCGGGTGCTGGAGGTGGTCAACCACGTGGACAAG CTCTATCAGGAGCTCAATTTCCGCGTGGTGCTCGTGGGCCTGGAGATGTGGAATGGTGGGGACAAGATTCAGATCAGCTCCCAGCCCGACGCCACACTGGACAACTTCCTGGCCTGGCGGACTCGAGAGCTGGTGGGCCGGCAGGCGCACGACAACGTGCAGCTCATCAC CGGGGTCGACTTCACCGGGACCACCGTGGGACTGGCCAAGGTGTCCACCATGTGCTCCTCGAGCTCCGGGGCTGTGAACCAG GACCACAACCAGAACCCCATCGGTGTGGCGAGCACCATGGCCCACGAGATGGGCCACAACCTGGGCATGGACCACGACGAGAACGTCGCCGGCTGTTACTGCCCCGTGCCGCGGGAGGGCGGCGGCTGCGTGATGGCGGCCAGCATCGG CTCCCAGTACCCCAGGAAGTTCAGTCAGTGCAGCCAGGCCGACCTGCAGACGTTCGTGGAGAAGCCCCGCACGGCCTGCCTGTTGGACGCCCCGGACCTTGACCGGCTGGTGGGCGGCCCCGTGTGCGGAAATGGGTTCCTGGAGCGCGGGGAGCAGTGTGACTGTGGCCGTCCCGAG GACTGTCAGAACCGCTGCTGCAATGCCAGCACCTGCCTGCTGGCTGAGGGGGCCGAGTGCGCCCACGGCACCTGCTGCCACGAGTGCAGG GTGAAGCCGGCCGGAGAGCTGTGCCGCCCCGCGAAGGACCAGTGTGACCTTGGCGAGCACTGTGACGGCCAGCAGCCCACGTGCCCTGAGGACGCCTTCCGGGAGAACGGCACGCCCTGCCCAGGGGGCTACTGCTACAACGGGGCCTGCCCGACGCTGGCCCGGCGCTGCCAGGACTTGTGGGGGCCAG GCTCTCGGGTGGCGGTGGAAACTTGCTTCCTCTACAGCATCTCCAAAGGCTGCGGGGCTGGGGTCCCCCTGCCATTCGGCAG GGTCAACAAGTGTGGCACTCTCTTCTGTGAGGGGGGGCAGAAGGCCCCGGAACGTGAATACTGCACGCTCACCATCTCCTCAGGCGTTTGCCGGGTTATCGTCCAGGACGGCAGCACGGCGTATGAGCTGGTGCCCAAGGGCACCAAGTGCGGGGAGCAGCAG GTTTGCTGGGACGGCTTCTGCCAGGGCCTCCACGTGTACAGATCCAGGAACTGCTCCGCCCAGTGCAACAGCCACGGG GAGTGCAACCACAAGGGTCAGTGCCACTGCCGCCCGGGCTGGGCCCCGCCCCACTGCGCAGAGCCGCTGGCCGACGCGCGCGCAG CCCCTGGGAGCCTCCGAACGCATGTGCTGGTGGGCGTGGGTGCCCTGGTGGTACTGGCGCTGATCCTGGCGGGCGTGCTCATCTACCGCAAGGCCCGGAGCCCAGTCCGAAGGAG CCTCCAGGCTCCCTTCAGCCTCCAGCCGCCAAGGCCAGCCCGCCGTCCCCGCTTCCTGTGTACCCACCGCAGGCCCCGGGCCAG GTCATCAAGCCGACCTGTGCTCCCCCGATGCCACCCATCAAGCCTGGAGCGAGAGGGGCCCAGCCTGGACCCACTCAG ggagcTGCTGACCCGAAGGTTGCTCTGA